CTCCACAGGCAGGATTCGAACCTGCGACCGATCGGTTAACAGCCGATAGCTCTACCACTGAGCTACTGTGGAATAATGTTTCGCTTCAGACTTTAATAATTATAAGCGTTAATGACCACCAAGTCAACACTTGATTGAAAAATCCGTTTGATTCGCTAATCAAACCCGCATATCTCATCAGCGACTTTTATAATATATCATCGATTTTTGTGGAAGTCAACAAGCTATTTAATTTTCTTCAACTTGCCGCGGCATTTCCCACAAACATAACGGTTCGTATCCATTCTTCGCTTTCTTCGATATACAGTTTCACAATCACTACACTGGTACTGGTGTTCAACTTTCACGGTTCGCTTCATGTCCGGAAGAATCTCACAATACCTTGAACCATCCACTGCTGCTAGGAGTTCTTTAAAGTCACGGTCACGGTGACGGTACCCTTTGTTTTGTAAGTGTAGATGATAATGACATAATTCGTGTTTAATAATTCCGATTAATGCATCATAACCGAACACCTCAAGTTGCTTAGGATTTAACTCAATATCATGACTACGCAACAAGTAACGTCCACCTGTTGTTCGCAACCGATTGTTAAACCTTGCTTCATGCTTAAAAGGTAACCCAAAACTTTCTTCGGAAATATGTTCAACTAACCTTTGTAACTCTTCTCTATCCATTTGATATCCGCCTACCCCATAAAAAAATCTAAAAACTTATCAACTTAGACAAACTCACACACATATAGTATTAATAATATCACAATGGTGCTTAAGGAGGCTAAATATGCCACATTGGCTTAAGAAGCAATTAAAAAACGCCTACCTTCAAAAAGATCGATATCAAATCCGCCTATTAAATCAATGTTGGTTTTACTACAAAAGGAGGCAACACCCTGAAAGTAAAAAGACCTGCTAACATGGAAGTTAGCAGGTCTTTACCACTTATTGTATTTGCTTTTCCGGTGTAAGCATCGTTAGGGCAACCCGCCCTTTCTTCTCATCAACACTCTCCACCCAGACAGTAACAACGTCACCAACTGAAACGATTTCCATCGGATGTTTTACATAGCGGTTGGTTAGCTTTGATATATGGACAAGACCGTCCTGTTTTACACCAATATCAACAAAGGCACCAAAATCAACAACGTTCCGAACCGTTCCTTGTAGTTCCATGCCTTTTTCTAAATCCTCAAGCTTTAAAACATCCTTTTTCAATAGAGGTTTTGATAAATCATCACGCGGGTCACGACCAGGGCGAATGAGCGCATCAATAATATCACGTAAGGTCGGTTCACCGATTTCCAGTTCAATTGCCCGTTGACTGACATCTAATCCTTGAAGCTTTTCCTTAACGGAGTCAGTTCCGATATCATCTAATGTTGCCTCAACAGATTGTAACAACTTCATCGTTTCCTGATAGCTCTCCGGATGAATCCCTGTTCGATCTAACGGATTGTCACCGTCAGGCACACGCATAAAACCTATACTCTGCTCATACGTTTTCGCACCTAACCTCGGAACCTTCTTCAATTGTTTGCGATCGGAAAATTTCCCTTCTTCTTCACGCTTTTTAACAATATTATTCGCTACTGCCTTGGACAGACCAGCAACATACTGTAATAACGAACTAGAAGCTGTATTAACATTCACTCCTACTTGGTTAACTGCCGTTTCAACTACAAATGTAAGGGACTCATTTAACCGCTTTTGCGAGACATCATGTTGATACTGCCCAACTCCAACCGATTTTGGGTCAATTTTCACTAGCTCAGCTAAAGGGTCTTGGAGGCGTCGAGCAATTGAAATCGCACTCCGTTCTTCTACTTGTAAATCTGGGAACTCCTCCCTAGCTAAGTCTGATGCCGAGTAGACACTCGCTCCAGCTTCATTAACAATTAAGTAGAAGACATCTTTCTCTACTCCTTTTAAGGTATCAGCAATAAATTGCTCCGTCTCCCTTGATGCGGTTCCATTCCCAATCGCAACGACATCCACATTAAATTTGTTAATCAGAGAGTGAACGACCTGTTTTGATTTTTCGGTTTCATTTCGTGGCGGGGTTGGATAAATAACCTCAATCGCCAGCACTTTCCCCGTATCATCAACGACAGTTAATTTACAGCCTGTACGATAAGCAGGGTCCACACCTAAAACGACCTTATCTTTAATCGGTGGCTGTAAAAGAAGGTTCCTCAAATTCTCCGAGAATATGTGGATGGCTTGTTCTTCTGCCTTATCTGTCAGTTCGTTACGAATTTCACGTTCAATCGATGGTTCAATTAACCGTTTATAACCGTCTTGAATTGCTCTTTCTATGTATGAAACGGCGATTGAACCATGCTTTTTTATATATGTTCGTTCAAGTAGCTTCTGAATTTTATCGACAGGGAACGAGATCGAGACTTTGATGATATCTTCTTTTTCACCTCGATTCATCGCTAACACCCGATGGGGCACAACCTTTTGAACGGGTTCCTCGTATTCATAATACATCTCATAAACGGCCTTTTCATCAGCCTCTGCTTTCTTTTCCTTTGAAACAACTTTCCCTTCTTTAAACGCCAATGTTCGAATCTGCTTACGGATATCGGCATCATCTGATACCCACTCTGCAATAATATCTTCAGCCCCTTGGATCGCATCTTCTGCAGTTTGAACCTCTTTCTCCTCTGATATATAATCGCTCGCCACCTTGGTGACGTCACCTTCCCGAGGTAACGAAAACAACCACGCAGCTAACGGCTCTAACCCTTTCTCTTTAGCGACGGTCGCCTTTGTTCTTCGCTTTTGCTTATACGGACGATAGAGATCTTCTACCTCTTGCAATTTTTTAGAGGTTTGAATTTGGGCTTGTAATTCATCTGTCAGTTTTCCCTGATCACTAATCAGACGAATAACCTCTGCTTTTCTATCCGCTAGATTTTTAACATATTGCCACTTTTCAGTGATGTCACGAATTTCCACTTCATCAATTCCACCTGTTAATTCCTTCCGATACCTTGCGATAAATGGAACTGTATTTCCTTCATCAATTAACTGAATGACATTTTTTATCACTTTATCTGAAATTTTCACTTCCGTAGCTATTTGCTTTATCATAGCTTCTGTATTAATAACTTCGCTCATTTGCAGGCCTCCTTGAACGTATATCTTTACCACCTTTTTCCGTTTCTACACAGTAAAATAATTCTGTACCTCTACAACAGTCCCTGCTATAGAATTTGGTATTAGTATAGTAGGAATTTGGTTTTTCACTATATATAACCTAAAAAAGAGCCTATCTCTCACATGCTAGGCTCTTTCTATCATAGCTTACCAACGATAAAAGTTAAATCATCTTTTATCGGTTGACATTTACTTATCGTTTCTGTTAATACCAATTGTGGAGAAGTCTCGACGGCTTCTATAAGCTCACGATCTAGTTTCCCACTTACACCATCTGAGCATACCATAAACAGTGTCCCATTATCATATGTATACTCTTGTGTTACGAGTGGATACTTCCTTCCTGAAAGGTAACCTTGTGTCGGAATCGGACGTATGACATTACCATTTGCCATTTGTAGTGAAAATTTGGTATTCCCGACATTCGTATAAAAAATTTTCTGAACCTTAAAGTCTATTTTAACAATCGTTATGACGACACCACGCTTGTTTACCAAGGCCGTATTACAAAGATCGATTATCCTCTGACCACTAAGATGATGATTGTGTTCAATAACAGACGTTGCCGCAGTTGCTGCGCGCCTCGCCTCACGACCACTCCCTAGTCCATCAACAACAGCACATAAAAAGTATTCAGAGGTTCGAACCATATAATAGTCATCCCCGCAACAGTCATTACCTAGCTTAGCTCGTTGATACACAACTGCCTCTATCATGCCATCACTATATTGATCAATCATTGAATACACTCCGATGGCTCTAATCGAATCGACTCACGAAGCTTCTGCAACGCCCTTCGTTGCAACCTAGAAACATGCATCTGTGATATCCCAAGTCGTTCACCTGTTTCCTTTTGACTTAGGTTCTTAAAGTAGGTGCATCGCAATATTTCCTCTTCACGCTCAGTCAATACTGAAAAAGCTTTTTCAAGCACCATCTGTTGATCCGCCTTTTCATAACCAGTCTCATTACAGCCAACCAAATCTAATAAGGTGACCTCGCCACCTTCTTGATCAGCCTCAAGTGAACGATCCACAGACAACGCTTGATAGCTTTTCCCCATCTCCATCGTTTCCAATACTTCCTCTTCAGACACTCCTAGAAACGCGGCAATTTCTTTTACATTTGGGGAACGCTGGTATTCGTTCGTTAATTGCTCAACAGCCCTTTTTATTTGTGGTCCAAGCTCTTTTATTCTTCTTGGTACATGGACACTCCACGTTTTATCACGTATGTACCGTTTTATCTCGCCAATAATTGTTGGGATAGCAAATGATTCAAAGCTCCTCCCTATTTCATCATCGTAGCGACGAAGTGCGGCTAACAGCCCAATCATCCCCACTTGGATGAGATCAT
The nucleotide sequence above comes from Desertibacillus haloalkaliphilus. Encoded proteins:
- a CDS encoding SprT family protein, with amino-acid sequence MDREELQRLVEHISEESFGLPFKHEARFNNRLRTTGGRYLLRSHDIELNPKQLEVFGYDALIGIIKHELCHYHLHLQNKGYRHRDRDFKELLAAVDGSRYCEILPDMKRTVKVEHQYQCSDCETVYRRKRRMDTNRYVCGKCRGKLKKIK
- the cmpA gene encoding cortex morphogenetic protein CmpA; protein product: MPHWLKKQLKNAYLQKDRYQIRLLNQCWFYYKRRQHPESKKTC
- a CDS encoding Tex family protein, encoding MSEVINTEAMIKQIATEVKISDKVIKNVIQLIDEGNTVPFIARYRKELTGGIDEVEIRDITEKWQYVKNLADRKAEVIRLISDQGKLTDELQAQIQTSKKLQEVEDLYRPYKQKRRTKATVAKEKGLEPLAAWLFSLPREGDVTKVASDYISEEKEVQTAEDAIQGAEDIIAEWVSDDADIRKQIRTLAFKEGKVVSKEKKAEADEKAVYEMYYEYEEPVQKVVPHRVLAMNRGEKEDIIKVSISFPVDKIQKLLERTYIKKHGSIAVSYIERAIQDGYKRLIEPSIEREIRNELTDKAEEQAIHIFSENLRNLLLQPPIKDKVVLGVDPAYRTGCKLTVVDDTGKVLAIEVIYPTPPRNETEKSKQVVHSLINKFNVDVVAIGNGTASRETEQFIADTLKGVEKDVFYLIVNEAGASVYSASDLAREEFPDLQVEERSAISIARRLQDPLAELVKIDPKSVGVGQYQHDVSQKRLNESLTFVVETAVNQVGVNVNTASSSLLQYVAGLSKAVANNIVKKREEEGKFSDRKQLKKVPRLGAKTYEQSIGFMRVPDGDNPLDRTGIHPESYQETMKLLQSVEATLDDIGTDSVKEKLQGLDVSQRAIELEIGEPTLRDIIDALIRPGRDPRDDLSKPLLKKDVLKLEDLEKGMELQGTVRNVVDFGAFVDIGVKQDGLVHISKLTNRYVKHPMEIVSVGDVVTVWVESVDEKKGRVALTMLTPEKQIQ
- a CDS encoding SpoIIE family protein phosphatase, with the protein product MIDQYSDGMIEAVVYQRAKLGNDCCGDDYYMVRTSEYFLCAVVDGLGSGREARRAATAATSVIEHNHHLSGQRIIDLCNTALVNKRGVVITIVKIDFKVQKIFYTNVGNTKFSLQMANGNVIRPIPTQGYLSGRKYPLVTQEYTYDNGTLFMVCSDGVSGKLDRELIEAVETSPQLVLTETISKCQPIKDDLTFIVGKL
- the sigB gene encoding RNA polymerase sigma factor SigB, whose translation is MSTESQRHQHRTRKNEIYQWIQQFQHERTEEVQTKLVKEFEPLVQSLAKKFSRNGPEVDDDLIQVGMIGLLAALRRYDDEIGRSFESFAIPTIIGEIKRYIRDKTWSVHVPRRIKELGPQIKRAVEQLTNEYQRSPNVKEIAAFLGVSEEEVLETMEMGKSYQALSVDRSLEADQEGGEVTLLDLVGCNETGYEKADQQMVLEKAFSVLTEREEEILRCTYFKNLSQKETGERLGISQMHVSRLQRRALQKLRESIRLEPSECIQ